In the Manis javanica isolate MJ-LG chromosome 12, MJ_LKY, whole genome shotgun sequence genome, one interval contains:
- the GOT1L1 gene encoding putative aspartate aminotransferase, cytoplasmic 2: MPTLSGFRDVPPAQKLEGSLLKTYKQDDYPNKAFLAYRVCMTHEGQPWVSSVVPKIRLQMAQDPSLNHEYQPVMGMKSFIEASLQLLFGKYNEVIVENRAGGVHTVGDSGAFQLGAQFLKTWHRDSQIVYIISSKKELHGLIFQDMGFTVYEYSFWDPQQLCMDPSMLLDVVEEAPHGCIFVIGNISSCKMTPSQWAKFMASMKRKQIFPFFDIPCQGLTTGDLEEDTRFLQYFVSQGFEFFCSQSLSRNFGIYDEEVGILAVVALNNQLLLCVLSQLMNLAQALWLNPPTTGARIITSILCNPALQEEWKQSLIGIVGNIMLIKEKVKGKLRLLGIPGSWDHITEQNGIHSYLGLDSQQVEYLVKKKHIYIPKNGQVNVTCINASNIDYITQSISEAVLVTKGSGKCLQNVTDS, from the exons ATGCCCACCCTTTCAGGGTTTAGGGATGTGCCCCCAGCCCAGAAGCTAGAAGGCAGCCTGTTAAAGACCTACAAGCAAGACGATTACCCCAACAAGGCATTCCTGGCCTACAGAG TCTGCATGACCCATGAAGGCCAGCCCTGGGTTTCCTCTGTGGTCCCCAAGATCCGACTGCAGATGGCACAGGATCCCTCCCTCAACCATGAGTACCAGCCGGTGATGGGCATGAAATCATTCATCGAGGCCTCGTTGCAACTCCTCTTTGGAAAGTACAACGAAGTTATTGTGGAGAACAGG GCAGGGGGCGTGCACACAGTTGGTGACAGTGGTGCCTTCCAGCTTGGGGCCCAGTTCCTCAAAACTTGGCATCGAGATTCCCAAATAGTTTACATCATTTCTTCTAAAAAAG AGCTGCATGGACTCATCTTCCAGGACATGGGCTTTACAGTTTACGAATactccttctgggacccccagCAGCTGTGCATGGACCCCAGTATGCTCCTTGATGTGGTGGAG GAGGCCCCCCATGGCTGTATCTTTGTGATTGGGAACATTAGCAGCTGCAAGATGACACCGAGTCAGTGGGCAAAGTTTATGGCCTCCATGAAG AGGAAGCAGATATTCCCATTTTTTGACATTCCCTGTCAAGGTTTAACCACCGGTGACCTGGAAGAAGATACTAGGTTCTTGCAATACTTTGTGTCCCAAGGCTTTGAGTTCTTCTGCAGCCAGTCTCTGTCCAGGAATTTTGGCATTTATG ATGAAGAAGTTGGGATCCTTGCCGTGGTGGCGCTCAACAACCAGCTCCTGCTATGCGTCCTCTCGCAGCTGATGAACTTGGCCCAGGCCCTGTGGCTAAACCCTCCTACCACTGGTGCTCGCATTATCACCTCCATCCTCTGTAACCCTGCTCTGCAGGAAGAATG GAAGCAGAGTCTGATAGGGATTGTGGGGAACATCATGCTCATCAAGGAAAAGGTGAAGGGGAAGCTCCGGCTCCTGGGCATCCCCGGCTCCTGGGATCACATCACTGAGCAGAACGGGATCCATAGCTATCTTGGACTTGACT CCCAACAGGTGGAGTACCTGGTCAAGAAAAAGCACATCTACATCCCCAAGAATGGTCAGGTCAACGTCACCTGTATCAATGCCTCCAACATAGATTACATAACTCAGAGCATCAGTGAAGCTGTCCTCGTCACGAAGGGCTCAGGGAAATGTCTCCAGAATGTAACTGATTCTTGA